A window of the Gemmatimonadota bacterium genome harbors these coding sequences:
- a CDS encoding PQQ-binding-like beta-propeller repeat protein — MIPQHLIPTSLVLGAFLAVNAAGASGQAPPVSPHPGEVLFQQRCNVCHGGGDPRAPTIATLRSMTAEQLTFALTEGIMAPQGSTLSAEQRSQLIAYLAAQSVPQEEWITSMTCTAAARRVALEGPVAMRTAGVEVTASRMISAEAAGLSRDDFARLELAWAIAFPGVTGLRAGPVIVGSTVFYSAVNTAKLLALDTESGCVKWVYDSPTPLRSSVSLGEIGAPVRPALFFGDARGQVHAVDAETGAAIWIASGRADEGSSNITGSVVFHDGKVIVPLSASGVAAGSNPDFECCVGRGAVAALDAETGRRLWAYVTMEEAEYTGAVNSAGARLRGPSGAPIWSTPSIDARRGRVYVTTGENTSLPATGTSDAVIALDIETGEALWIFQSVANDVWNMACGARPGPNCPSADQSILRDWDFGGSAILIALADGRELLLAGQKSGHLWALNPDDGSVVWERRVGEGGALGGNHWGIAVDGERVFLPISDPGAGANRMPGMYAFGIATGAPVWEHRLSPDCPPERAERVPGCQARFGLSATPLVVDGAVISAGIDGRLYIFDGESGETLFQFDTARPFEAINGVEGHGGSIDAHSIAAGAGMVFIGSGYGSFSQPPGNVLLGFRPAEN, encoded by the coding sequence ATGATTCCCCAGCACCTGATCCCGACATCGCTCGTTCTGGGAGCCTTTCTCGCCGTCAACGCGGCGGGAGCATCCGGGCAGGCACCGCCCGTCTCTCCGCATCCGGGTGAAGTTCTTTTCCAGCAGCGCTGCAACGTCTGCCATGGGGGAGGAGATCCCCGAGCCCCGACAATCGCCACTCTCCGTTCGATGACCGCCGAACAGCTCACCTTCGCACTCACGGAAGGGATCATGGCTCCGCAGGGCTCCACGCTTTCCGCGGAGCAGCGATCCCAATTGATCGCCTATCTGGCCGCCCAGTCGGTTCCCCAGGAAGAGTGGATCACCTCCATGACATGCACCGCCGCCGCGCGGCGGGTTGCCCTGGAGGGGCCCGTGGCCATGCGGACCGCGGGCGTCGAAGTGACCGCCTCCCGCATGATCTCCGCCGAGGCGGCAGGACTCTCCCGGGACGATTTCGCGCGGCTCGAGCTGGCCTGGGCGATCGCCTTTCCCGGCGTCACCGGACTTCGCGCGGGGCCGGTCATCGTCGGTTCGACGGTCTTTTATTCGGCCGTGAACACGGCGAAGCTCCTCGCCCTCGATACGGAGTCGGGGTGTGTAAAGTGGGTATACGACTCGCCGACCCCACTCCGCTCGTCGGTCTCGCTCGGAGAGATCGGTGCTCCAGTCCGCCCGGCCCTCTTCTTCGGTGATGCGCGGGGACAGGTACACGCGGTGGACGCGGAGACCGGCGCGGCGATCTGGATCGCAAGTGGGCGGGCCGACGAGGGGAGCAGCAACATCACGGGCTCCGTCGTCTTCCACGACGGAAAGGTGATCGTTCCGCTCTCCGCCTCCGGCGTGGCCGCCGGCTCGAATCCCGACTTCGAGTGCTGCGTCGGACGAGGGGCCGTCGCGGCGCTGGACGCCGAGACGGGCCGACGACTCTGGGCGTACGTCACCATGGAGGAAGCCGAATACACCGGCGCGGTGAACTCCGCGGGGGCAAGGCTGCGCGGTCCCTCGGGGGCTCCCATCTGGTCCACGCCGTCCATCGATGCGCGCCGGGGGCGAGTCTACGTGACGACCGGGGAAAATACCTCGCTTCCGGCTACCGGAACGAGCGACGCCGTGATCGCGCTCGACATCGAGACGGGCGAAGCGCTCTGGATCTTCCAGTCGGTCGCGAACGACGTCTGGAACATGGCGTGCGGGGCGCGCCCGGGTCCGAATTGTCCCAGCGCGGACCAGAGCATTCTGCGGGACTGGGACTTCGGCGGCTCGGCGATCCTGATCGCGCTCGCGGACGGGCGGGAGCTCCTCCTCGCCGGCCAGAAGTCCGGCCACCTCTGGGCGCTGAATCCGGATGACGGGTCGGTCGTCTGGGAGAGGCGAGTGGGTGAAGGAGGAGCGCTCGGCGGAAACCATTGGGGAATCGCGGTGGATGGGGAACGGGTCTTCCTCCCGATCAGTGATCCCGGAGCCGGCGCGAATCGGATGCCCGGGATGTATGCCTTCGGCATCGCCACCGGAGCACCCGTCTGGGAACATCGGCTGAGTCCCGATTGCCCGCCGGAGCGCGCGGAGCGCGTCCCGGGATGTCAGGCGAGGTTCGGGCTCTCGGCGACGCCGTTGGTCGTGGACGGGGCGGTCATCAGTGCCGGGATCGACGGTCGCCTCTACATCTTCGACGGGGAGAGCGGCGAAACCCTCTTCCAATTCGACACCGCCCGCCCCTTCGAAGCCATCAATGGAGTGGAGGGCCACGGCGGCTCGATTGATGCGCACTCCATCGCGGCCGGCGCGGGAATGGTCTTCATCGGGTCGGGATACGGCTCCTTCTCACAGCCGCCTGGAAACGTCCTCCTGGGCTTCCGTCCGGCGGAGAACTGA
- a CDS encoding ATP-dependent DNA helicase RecQ, translated as MQHDLDLGAAGPRPAGPAGPESGGDPSDPQSVLQHVFGYPSFRPGQREVIDAVLVGRDCIAVMPTGAGKSLTYQVPARILEGTVLVISPLISLMKDQVDALRELDFRTAQIDSTLDPEERRSRLGAFRRGELELVFLAPEALDGPLREFVLECPVSLLVVDEAHCISQWGHDFRPAYRRLRGLSEALEVPVLALTATATHAVARDIVGQLGMRSPAGYKGSFFRPNLHIGCRKKGEGETKREILALVREHAGEAGIIYCLSRRTVEQTTTYLTRNGVRALPYHAGLDDAVRTRNQEAFRRDEVDVVVATVAFGMGIDKPNVRFVIHRDMPKDVESWYQEMGRAGRDGLESDCVLFYSWADVKQHERFLAEIEDPELWREKREASVHLFRLVEAGGCRHESIVGHFDERIGSCSASCDVCRGVSVAARVAGASVGRAAPARAADRLTVGVTAADDPLFARLRVLRKEIADRQGVPAYIVFGDKVLREMAARRPSTSGELLEVPGVGPAKLERYGTAFLAAIAESQARQG; from the coding sequence ATGCAGCACGATCTCGATCTCGGGGCCGCAGGGCCTCGCCCGGCCGGTCCCGCCGGGCCGGAAAGCGGCGGCGACCCCTCGGATCCGCAGTCCGTCCTCCAGCACGTCTTCGGATATCCCTCCTTCCGACCGGGCCAGCGGGAGGTGATCGATGCGGTGCTCGTGGGAAGGGACTGCATCGCGGTCATGCCCACGGGGGCGGGGAAGTCGCTCACCTATCAGGTCCCCGCGCGGATCCTGGAAGGCACGGTCCTCGTGATCTCACCCCTGATCAGCCTGATGAAGGATCAGGTGGACGCCCTCCGGGAGCTGGACTTCCGGACGGCACAGATCGACTCGACGCTCGATCCCGAGGAGCGCCGCAGCCGGCTCGGAGCGTTCCGCCGGGGCGAGCTCGAGCTGGTTTTCCTGGCTCCGGAAGCATTGGATGGGCCCCTCCGGGAGTTCGTCCTCGAGTGCCCGGTATCGCTCCTCGTCGTGGACGAGGCACACTGCATTTCCCAATGGGGGCACGACTTTCGCCCGGCCTACCGGCGTCTCCGCGGACTGAGCGAGGCGCTCGAGGTACCGGTGCTCGCGTTGACGGCCACGGCCACGCATGCGGTGGCTCGCGACATTGTCGGCCAACTCGGGATGCGGAGCCCCGCCGGCTACAAAGGCTCGTTCTTCCGGCCCAACCTCCACATCGGCTGTCGCAAGAAGGGAGAGGGCGAGACGAAGCGGGAGATCCTCGCACTCGTGCGGGAGCATGCCGGTGAGGCGGGGATCATCTACTGCTTGTCGCGGCGGACGGTAGAGCAAACCACGACGTATCTGACCCGCAACGGCGTCCGGGCCCTCCCCTACCATGCCGGGCTCGACGATGCCGTCCGAACCCGAAATCAGGAGGCCTTTCGACGGGACGAGGTGGACGTCGTCGTGGCGACCGTCGCCTTCGGGATGGGAATCGACAAGCCGAACGTCCGATTCGTGATCCATCGCGACATGCCGAAGGACGTGGAGTCCTGGTACCAGGAGATGGGCCGCGCCGGACGCGACGGCTTGGAGAGCGACTGCGTCCTCTTTTACTCGTGGGCCGACGTGAAGCAGCACGAGCGCTTCCTTGCGGAGATCGAGGATCCCGAGCTCTGGCGGGAGAAGCGCGAAGCGAGCGTACACCTCTTCCGCCTGGTGGAGGCCGGCGGGTGCCGACACGAATCCATCGTGGGGCACTTCGATGAGCGGATCGGGAGCTGCAGCGCTTCGTGCGATGTGTGCCGAGGCGTGTCGGTCGCCGCGCGGGTGGCGGGGGCGAGTGTTGGCCGGGCTGCCCCCGCGCGAGCCGCTGACCGGCTCACCGTGGGCGTTACGGCGGCCGATGACCCCCTCTTCGCCCGACTTCGGGTCCTGCGGAAGGAGATCGCCGATCGTCAGGGTGTCCCAGCGTACATCGTGTTCGGCGACAAGGTCCTCCGGGAGATGGCGGCGCGGCGGCCCTCGACTTCCGGCGAACTACTCGAGGTTCCCGGCGTGGGGCCGGCGAAGCTGGAGCGGTATGGGACGGCCTTCTTGGCAGCGATCGCGGAGTCGCAGGCGCGACAGGGGTGA
- a CDS encoding serpin family protein, producing the protein MFELTRTFQSAAAPRSVRVALAAVVAALTFGCTQSSRITDPLPPPPGLTVQGHQVSLANTSFGLGLLTRVLEEETEPNVLLSPLSASMALGMTLNGAVGETYDAMRGALGFGTLSEDEVNAAYRNLIDHLRGLDPDVGFGLANSAWHEESFPVKAPFLDAARIHFDAEVRALDFSDPGAPGVISGWAEEKTGGRIKDLVTKIDPDEMLFLVNAVYFKAPWALPFNEFGTQAGAFRTLAGAEATVPLMTLDGPVLHSSDDRIQAVELLYADSAYAMLVVGPAEGGTLDDVEDALTPTGLAAIVESLSSSRILLTLPKFRFEYDIRLDPALTALGMGIAFDPWQSNFTRIADRDDLYITRVEQKAFIDVHELGTEASAATSVGVGITSLPPQLTFGRPFYFLIRERAGGAILFLGRVGDPSLN; encoded by the coding sequence ATGTTCGAGCTCACCCGAACTTTCCAATCGGCCGCGGCGCCACGTTCCGTCCGAGTCGCTCTCGCGGCGGTCGTCGCCGCGCTCACATTCGGGTGCACGCAGTCCTCCCGAATCACCGACCCCCTCCCACCGCCCCCCGGCCTGACCGTTCAGGGGCACCAGGTCTCCCTTGCGAACACTTCCTTCGGGCTCGGGCTCCTCACCCGCGTCCTCGAGGAAGAGACGGAGCCCAATGTCCTCCTCTCGCCCCTCAGCGCCTCCATGGCGCTCGGGATGACGCTGAATGGCGCGGTCGGCGAGACCTACGACGCGATGCGCGGGGCGCTCGGATTCGGGACGCTCTCCGAGGACGAGGTGAATGCGGCGTATCGCAACCTCATCGACCACCTGCGCGGGCTGGATCCGGACGTCGGGTTCGGCCTCGCGAACTCGGCGTGGCACGAGGAGTCCTTCCCGGTGAAGGCGCCCTTTCTCGACGCGGCGCGCATCCATTTCGACGCGGAGGTGCGCGCCCTCGACTTCTCCGATCCGGGCGCCCCCGGCGTGATCAGCGGGTGGGCCGAAGAGAAGACGGGCGGGCGCATCAAGGATCTCGTCACCAAGATCGATCCGGACGAGATGCTCTTCCTCGTGAACGCGGTTTACTTCAAAGCCCCGTGGGCTCTCCCCTTCAACGAATTTGGCACTCAGGCGGGGGCCTTTCGAACCCTCGCGGGCGCGGAGGCCACCGTGCCGCTCATGACGCTCGACGGTCCGGTCCTTCATTCGTCGGACGACCGGATCCAGGCGGTGGAGCTGCTTTACGCGGATAGCGCCTACGCGATGCTCGTGGTGGGTCCGGCGGAGGGAGGAACCCTGGACGATGTGGAAGATGCGCTTACTCCGACCGGCCTCGCCGCGATCGTCGAGTCCCTCTCTTCGTCGCGCATCCTCCTGACCCTCCCGAAATTCCGGTTCGAGTACGACATCCGGCTCGATCCGGCGCTGACCGCGCTCGGGATGGGGATCGCCTTCGACCCCTGGCAGTCCAACTTCACTCGGATCGCCGACCGCGACGACCTCTACATCACCCGGGTCGAGCAGAAGGCCTTCATAGACGTGCACGAGTTGGGGACCGAGGCCTCCGCGGCGACGTCTGTGGGCGTCGGCATCACCTCGCTCCCACCACAGCTCACCTTCGGTCGGCCCTTCTACTTCCTGATCCGCGAACGCGCCGGCGGTGCGATCCTCTTCCTCGGCCGGGTGGGCGATCCCTCCCTGAATTGA
- a CDS encoding ABC transporter ATP-binding protein, translating to MVWRTSPLYGAGIIAVRGLAAFGPVAMLWVGKLIIDGVVENIGAADPDWNRLLGLVALELTIALVMDGLGRIANLLETLLGDLFGNQMSVLLMRHAATLDLQHFEDPDFYDKLQRARRQTVGRVALLGTLLQIGQQFLTLASLLVALVAYNVWLLVILVVAILPAFLGETHFAGVSYSLFFRWTPERRELDYLRYVAASDATAKEVKLFDLSDHFIRRYSDLADRYYEANRGVALKRAAVGTALAGLSTVAYYGAVAFIVVQAVGAVITIGTLTFLIGSFDRSRGLIQSVLLRGASIYEESLFLKDLFDFLEMRPRVPTPADPVPFPRPIREGFVFKGVGFRYPDSERWALRDVSFRLGPGERIALVGENGAGKTTLVKLLTRLYDPSEGTILLDGHDLRQYDPDELRAAVGVIFQDFVRYDMRVRENIAVGRIEARDDEARIMESARKSLAMDVAERLAGGLDQMLGRRFEGGANLSGGEWQKVALARAYMRDAQLLVLDEPTAALDARAEFQVFERFSELTAGRMAVLISHRFSTVRMADRILVLGDGRIIEDGSHEELLALGGQYAELFTLQAAGYR from the coding sequence ATGGTCTGGCGCACGAGCCCCCTGTACGGCGCCGGGATCATCGCCGTGCGTGGGCTCGCCGCCTTCGGGCCGGTGGCGATGCTCTGGGTGGGAAAGCTCATCATCGACGGCGTCGTCGAGAACATCGGGGCCGCGGATCCCGATTGGAATCGGCTCCTGGGGCTCGTGGCCCTCGAGCTAACGATCGCGCTGGTCATGGATGGGCTGGGACGGATCGCGAACCTACTGGAAACCCTCCTCGGCGATCTCTTCGGGAACCAGATGAGCGTGCTCCTCATGCGGCACGCCGCGACGCTGGACCTCCAACACTTCGAGGACCCGGACTTTTACGACAAGCTCCAGCGGGCGCGCCGTCAGACCGTGGGGAGGGTCGCGCTCCTGGGCACGCTCCTTCAGATCGGGCAGCAGTTCCTCACCCTCGCCTCGCTCCTGGTCGCCCTCGTCGCCTACAACGTCTGGCTCCTCGTCATTCTCGTCGTCGCGATCCTTCCGGCTTTTCTCGGAGAGACCCACTTCGCGGGGGTGAGTTACTCCCTCTTTTTCCGCTGGACTCCGGAACGGAGGGAGCTCGACTACCTCCGCTACGTCGCGGCGAGCGACGCCACGGCGAAGGAGGTCAAGCTCTTCGACCTGTCGGACCACTTCATCCGTCGCTACTCGGATCTCGCGGACCGTTATTACGAGGCGAATCGGGGGGTGGCCCTGAAGCGGGCCGCGGTAGGGACGGCGCTCGCGGGGCTGTCCACGGTCGCTTATTACGGAGCGGTCGCCTTCATCGTCGTCCAGGCGGTCGGGGCGGTGATCACCATCGGGACGCTGACCTTTTTGATCGGCTCCTTCGACCGCAGCCGCGGGCTCATCCAGTCGGTGCTCCTTCGCGGCGCCTCCATTTACGAAGAGAGCCTCTTCCTCAAGGACCTCTTCGACTTCCTCGAGATGCGCCCCCGCGTCCCCACACCGGCCGACCCCGTTCCGTTTCCGCGCCCCATCCGTGAGGGATTCGTCTTCAAAGGCGTCGGATTTCGGTATCCCGACTCAGAACGGTGGGCGCTCCGCGACGTCTCCTTTCGACTCGGGCCGGGAGAGAGGATCGCCCTCGTGGGGGAAAACGGCGCGGGAAAAACGACGCTCGTCAAGCTGTTGACCCGACTTTACGATCCATCGGAAGGAACAATTTTGCTAGACGGCCACGATCTTCGGCAATACGACCCCGATGAGCTTCGGGCCGCCGTGGGTGTCATCTTTCAGGACTTCGTCCGCTACGACATGCGGGTGCGCGAGAACATCGCGGTCGGCCGGATCGAAGCCCGCGACGACGAGGCCCGCATCATGGAGTCGGCAAGGAAAAGCCTCGCCATGGACGTGGCGGAGCGCCTGGCCGGAGGGCTCGACCAGATGCTGGGTCGCCGGTTCGAGGGCGGCGCGAATCTGAGCGGAGGGGAGTGGCAGAAGGTCGCCCTGGCACGGGCGTACATGCGCGACGCACAGCTCCTGGTGCTGGACGAACCCACCGCGGCGCTCGATGCCCGCGCCGAGTTCCAGGTCTTCGAGCGGTTCAGCGAGCTGACCGCCGGAAGAATGGCCGTCCTCATCAGCCACCGGTTCAGCACGGTTCGCATGGCGGACCGGATTCTGGTGCTCGGCGACGGCCGGATCATCGAGGATGGAAGCCACGAGGAGCTTCTCGCCCTCGGGGGGCAATACGCGGAGCTCTTTACGCTTCAGGCCGCGGGGTACCGGTAG
- a CDS encoding alpha/beta fold hydrolase, with protein sequence MIRRASLLALFGILAGALPAGAQDLGGCWAGTMAQGANLVRGAFEFSDVGGSWSGAIHRMGANPSSDPFSAVTMLGASVSTTFPSTLGTGSATFQGMIEGDALTGSIQSAGQSIPVSFFRVDLAVPDPALDLLGYWNGGLYQGGALVLRLGFEFAPAPCGQVHASMDSPDQGAENIPVSSISLSRDTLAFEIASASGAFRGTVSAGRDSIAGTWTQAGSSIQMRLARGDGPVSFARPQDPVPPFPYEEVEVTYENPNDGTRFAGTLTVPEGEGPFPAALMITGSGAQDRNEALMGHRPFLVIADHLTRRGIAVLRVDDRGVGGSTGNVMEATIRDNIGDALAAVAFLRERPEIDPDRVGLIGHSEGGWVAPGVAADTEDVAFLVMLAGPSVSGREILLAQSRAIMEASGATQFEEGLTINRIGIDAAASETTVERAREAVHRAVEEAIAGLPPEEGSALRAVWEAETVQSNMEAGLPTMVSPWYRNLVVYDPIDTLENLEIPALALYGERDLQVPPTQSVPILEDAWDDHPDATIHVFPGLNHLFQHAETGLMAEYATIEETFAPEALEMIGRWIEERFVDGR encoded by the coding sequence ATGATACGTCGTGCGTCCCTTCTCGCCCTGTTCGGGATTCTCGCCGGTGCCCTTCCCGCGGGCGCTCAGGACTTGGGCGGCTGTTGGGCCGGGACGATGGCGCAGGGCGCCAACCTCGTGCGGGGGGCCTTCGAGTTCTCCGACGTGGGCGGAAGTTGGAGCGGAGCGATTCACAGGATGGGGGCCAACCCGAGCTCCGACCCTTTCTCCGCCGTGACGATGCTCGGCGCGTCGGTGAGCACGACCTTCCCGAGCACCCTCGGGACCGGATCGGCCACTTTTCAGGGGATGATCGAGGGGGATGCGCTGACCGGCAGCATTCAGTCGGCCGGTCAATCCATTCCGGTGAGCTTTTTCCGCGTGGATCTGGCGGTCCCCGATCCCGCGTTGGATCTCCTGGGTTACTGGAACGGCGGGCTCTATCAGGGGGGCGCCCTCGTTCTGAGACTCGGCTTCGAATTCGCGCCCGCGCCGTGCGGCCAGGTCCACGCTTCCATGGACAGCCCCGACCAGGGCGCGGAGAACATCCCGGTCTCTTCCATCAGCCTTTCGAGAGACACGCTCGCCTTCGAGATCGCCTCCGCGAGCGGGGCCTTCCGGGGCACGGTTTCCGCGGGGCGCGATTCGATCGCGGGAACCTGGACGCAGGCCGGAAGCTCCATCCAGATGCGGCTGGCGCGGGGCGACGGACCGGTCTCCTTCGCGCGTCCGCAGGACCCGGTGCCGCCCTTTCCGTACGAGGAAGTGGAGGTGACCTACGAGAACCCAAACGATGGGACGCGTTTCGCCGGGACGCTCACGGTTCCGGAAGGCGAGGGGCCGTTCCCGGCTGCGTTGATGATCACTGGGTCGGGCGCGCAGGACCGAAACGAAGCCCTCATGGGGCATCGTCCCTTCCTCGTGATCGCGGACCACCTGACCCGCCGCGGGATCGCGGTTCTGCGTGTGGACGACCGCGGAGTGGGAGGATCCACGGGCAACGTCATGGAAGCGACGATTCGCGACAATATCGGGGACGCTCTCGCGGCTGTGGCATTCCTTCGTGAACGCCCCGAGATCGATCCGGACCGCGTCGGCCTGATCGGGCACTCGGAAGGAGGGTGGGTCGCGCCCGGAGTCGCAGCGGACACGGAGGATGTGGCCTTCCTTGTGATGCTGGCGGGGCCGTCGGTGAGCGGGCGGGAGATCTTGCTCGCTCAGTCGCGCGCGATCATGGAGGCTTCCGGCGCAACTCAATTCGAGGAAGGGTTGACGATCAACCGTATCGGTATCGACGCGGCCGCTTCGGAAACGACGGTCGAGCGGGCGCGGGAGGCTGTCCACCGGGCCGTCGAGGAGGCGATCGCCGGGCTCCCCCCCGAGGAGGGCTCTGCGCTGCGCGCGGTGTGGGAGGCCGAAACAGTGCAGTCGAACATGGAGGCCGGTCTCCCGACGATGGTGTCGCCCTGGTACAGGAATCTTGTGGTGTACGATCCGATCGATACACTCGAGAATCTCGAGATTCCCGCCCTCGCCCTATACGGGGAGCGGGACCTACAGGTCCCTCCGACGCAAAGCGTGCCCATTCTCGAGGACGCGTGGGATGACCATCCTGACGCCACCATTCACGTATTCCCCGGGCTCAATCACCTCTTCCAGCATGCCGAGACCGGCCTCATGGCGGAATACGCGACGATCGAAGAGACCTTCGCTCCCGAGGCGCTGGAGATGATCGGACGCTGGATCGAGGAGCGGTTCGTGGACGGCCGGTAA
- a CDS encoding PH domain-containing protein, which produces MSGADRAQGRGPNAVTHEESDRRGVERAAEWVYRGLWKRLSSAFKIPGAPPELPSLPGDVPRSFHPSRSYLRYLKLYFWVAALAIDALIGLAWLGIFIADREMGVILAAPALVLAIVPDVVAYVAVHLKYDTMWYVMNARSLRCRRGIWNILEHTITFENVQNVHLTRGPLQYFFGIWTIVIETAGAAGPGEANRYAVGNKAIMEGIDDPAEIRDLIMDRVRRSRGTGLGELPDEEGVVVAMWSPDHLRALREIREEIAGLGAP; this is translated from the coding sequence ATGAGCGGCGCGGATCGCGCCCAAGGTCGAGGGCCGAACGCGGTCACGCACGAAGAGTCTGATCGCCGCGGCGTCGAGCGGGCGGCGGAGTGGGTCTATCGCGGACTCTGGAAACGGCTCTCGAGCGCCTTCAAGATCCCCGGGGCGCCTCCGGAGCTCCCGAGTCTCCCAGGAGACGTGCCCCGGAGCTTTCATCCGTCGCGGAGTTATCTCCGGTACCTGAAGCTCTACTTCTGGGTTGCCGCGCTCGCGATCGATGCGCTCATCGGCCTCGCCTGGCTCGGCATCTTTATCGCGGATCGCGAGATGGGAGTGATCCTCGCCGCACCGGCCCTGGTGCTCGCGATCGTCCCGGACGTCGTGGCGTACGTGGCGGTCCACCTGAAGTACGACACGATGTGGTATGTGATGAATGCCCGGAGCCTCCGCTGCCGCCGAGGAATCTGGAACATCCTCGAACACACCATCACTTTCGAGAACGTGCAGAATGTCCATCTGACACGGGGGCCTTTGCAGTACTTCTTCGGAATCTGGACGATCGTCATCGAGACGGCCGGAGCCGCGGGGCCCGGGGAGGCGAATCGGTACGCGGTCGGAAACAAGGCGATCATGGAGGGGATCGACGACCCCGCGGAGATCCGCGACCTGATCATGGACCGGGTGCGGCGGTCGCGCGGGACGGGGCTTGGGGAGCTGCCGGACGAGGAAGGGGTGGTGGTGGCGATGTGGAGTCCCGATCATCTTCGCGCGCTACGAGAGATTCGCGAGGAGATCGCGGGGCTGGGTGCGCCTTGA
- a CDS encoding PH domain-containing protein: MTTDPRAITRPDDSLLTYYVLVSLCALIAFPVVFIPLFIRFKTLRYEFDDEGVKMSWGFFFRREVYLTYRRIQDIHVNRNLLERWMGLAKVPIQTASGTSGPTMKIEGIRNPEPLRDFLYERMKGAREDEGVRSPGTSGEDEALAILREIRDALRALSSNTSGSGS, from the coding sequence ATGACGACGGATCCGCGCGCGATCACCCGCCCCGACGACTCGCTCCTCACCTATTACGTGCTCGTCTCGCTTTGCGCGCTCATCGCCTTCCCGGTCGTCTTCATTCCTCTCTTCATCCGCTTCAAGACCCTTCGGTACGAGTTCGACGACGAAGGGGTGAAGATGTCGTGGGGTTTCTTCTTCCGCCGCGAAGTCTACCTGACGTACCGGAGAATCCAGGACATCCACGTCAATCGAAACCTCTTGGAGCGATGGATGGGGCTCGCGAAGGTGCCCATCCAGACTGCGTCGGGGACCTCTGGACCCACGATGAAGATCGAGGGGATCCGGAATCCCGAACCGCTCCGCGACTTTCTTTATGAACGGATGAAGGGAGCGAGGGAGGACGAGGGGGTCCGGTCACCGGGAACGTCCGGGGAAGACGAGGCGCTCGCCATTCTCCGGGAGATCAGGGACGCGCTCCGCGCATTGTCCTCCAACACGTCCGGATCGGGGTCATGA
- a CDS encoding SPFH domain-containing protein — protein sequence MVREIPVRPRSGWPALFACIVMIAGSPAVIAYGGITGFWPAIVAGLLLMPAGVVSLFGFMAIAPNQARVLLLFGLYKGSVKESGFYWVNPFFSKKKVSLRIRNFETGSTATQHEEKSASGSVVKTHGRTGGKPSKVNDRDGNPIEISAIVVWRVVETAEALLEVEDYEGYVATQSESALRNLASRHPYDSEDHEVSLRGNTGDISDQLRADIQERLERAGVEVMEARISHLAYAPEIAAAMLQRQQAGAVVAARTRIVEGAVGMVQMALEQLEADRIVTLDDERKAAMVSNLLVVLCSDRHVQPVVNTGSLYS from the coding sequence ATGGTCAGAGAAATTCCCGTTCGACCTCGCTCCGGATGGCCCGCCCTCTTCGCCTGCATCGTGATGATCGCCGGCAGCCCTGCGGTCATCGCGTACGGGGGGATCACCGGATTCTGGCCCGCAATCGTCGCCGGATTGCTCCTCATGCCGGCCGGTGTCGTCAGCCTCTTCGGCTTCATGGCGATCGCCCCGAATCAGGCGCGCGTCCTCCTTCTCTTCGGCCTCTACAAGGGCTCCGTGAAGGAGTCCGGCTTCTACTGGGTGAATCCCTTCTTCTCGAAGAAGAAGGTCTCTCTCCGAATTCGAAACTTCGAGACGGGTTCCACGGCGACACAACACGAAGAGAAGTCGGCTTCGGGCTCGGTCGTGAAGACACATGGACGTACTGGCGGAAAACCTTCCAAGGTGAACGACCGCGACGGAAACCCGATCGAGATCTCCGCGATCGTCGTCTGGCGCGTGGTGGAAACGGCCGAAGCGCTTCTCGAGGTGGAGGATTACGAGGGTTATGTCGCAACCCAGAGCGAATCGGCGCTCCGGAACCTCGCGAGCCGGCACCCTTATGACAGCGAGGACCACGAGGTCTCGCTGCGCGGGAATACGGGGGACATCTCCGATCAGCTCCGGGCCGACATCCAGGAGAGACTCGAGCGGGCGGGCGTTGAGGTCATGGAGGCGAGAATCAGCCATCTGGCGTATGCTCCCGAGATCGCAGCGGCGATGCTCCAGCGCCAGCAGGCCGGCGCGGTCGTAGCGGCGCGGACGAGGATCGTGGAGGGGGCGGTCGGAATGGTCCAGATGGCCCTCGAACAGCTCGAGGCGGACCGGATCGTCACCCTCGACGACGAGCGAAAGGCGGCCATGGTGTCGAACCTCCTCGTCGTCCTTTGCAGCGATCGGCATGTTCAGCCCGTAGTGAATACCGGGTCCCTCTACTCGTAA